In the genome of Enterococcus sp. DIV2402, the window TGTGACTAATGAAACAGAGGAACAATCAACTATATCATATTTTGATGTGGCATTATCTGATTACAGTGATATGTTTATTTACCGAGAAAAGGCAAATATTGATCTTCTTTTGGTTTCTGAAAAAAACAAATTGGTTGTATGTATTGAGAATAAAATAGATGCTTCTGAGTCAGCACATCAATTAAAAAAATATCAGGACTATGTTGAAATGACATATAAAGGTTATGATTATCTATTTGTATTCTTAACACCTAATGGGCTAGAGCCATCTAAAGATGAGTGGAAAATAGTATCGTATTCTGATGTATTGAGAATACTAGAAAGAAGACAAACATTAAAACGTATTGAAACTAAAGTGGATATCCTGATAAACGATTATATAGATATGCTAAGGAGAGATATACTAATGGATGAGGAATTACAAAAAATATGCCAACGTATTTATGCAGAGCATAAAGATGCCCTAGATCTAATATTTGAAAATAGACCTGATAACTTGAGCATTATGAGTGAACTTTATTTTGAAGCACTTACAGAGCTTGCAAAAGAAGATAAGGTTATTTTTGACCCATCTTTTTCGGGAAAATCACTAGTTAGGTTTGAGTCAAAAGAATTATCAAAGGTATTTCCAAAATTACCTGAAAATATTTCTGGTGGTTGGAATAATCATAAACCTTATGCCTTTGAGATAAACAATAAGAGTGAACAGTCATCAGGAAGAATAAAATTAGCTTTTACGGGAGACGTTGATTCTGAAAGAAGAGAAGAGTTAGAAGAATTCTTTAGAAAACAAGGCTCTAAAAATCTAAAAACCAATTGGAGATGGAAAAGCATTGGTAATTGGAAGATAAAACTAGTATCAAGTAAATTTATTCAAGATTTGACACTTGAAGAAGAATCGAGGGAAAACTTAGTTAAAAAGTTAAAAGAGAGTATAGAAAAAACACTAAAGCAAATAGATACAAATGTATTAGAATATATTGATTTAAAAGATAAATAGGTTTTAAAAGGATGAGATGTGAGTATCTCGTCCTTTTTTTTGTCCTTTCAAATCCCTACTATCATTGGTAAAATAAACATATGTACGGCTAATTATAGCCTTTACGATAATGAGAGTTTCTAGGAGGATATAAATGGCTTCAGCGGAATTAAGAGTTGAAGAACAGTTATGGCAAACAGCCGATAAATTAAGAGGTAGCATGGATGCTTCTGAATATAAAAATGTGGTCTTAGGATTAATATTCCTAAAATATGTATCTGATAGCTTTGAAGAAAAACATGCAGAGTTACTTGTAGATGAGTATGCAGATGAAGAAGATAGAGATGAATACTTAGCAGAGAATATCTTTTGGATTCCAAAAGAAGCTAGATGGAGTTATATAAGTGGATTATCTAAATCTCCTGAAATAGGTCAGATTATTGATCATGCTATGATTGAGATTGAAAAGGCGAATACAAGTTTAAAGAATGTATTACCTAAAGATTATGCACGTCCTCAGTTGGATAAAATACGTTTAGGTGAAACAGTAGACTTAATCACCAACGTTAAAGTGGGAGATGCAGAAGGACAAAAAAATGATATTCTAGGAAGAACCTATGAATATTTCCTTGGTAAGTTTGTAAATGCTGAGGGAAAAGGTGGAGGGGAGTTCTTTACTCCACGATCAGTGGTTACATTACTTGTTGAGATGTTAGAACCTTATGAAGGACGTATCTATGACCCTTGTTGTGGATCAGGAGGTATGTTTGTTCAATCAGAAAAGTTTGTTGAAGAGCATCAAGGAAAAAGTGAGATATAAAATTTACAAAGACGTTTATGATTAAGAAAAAGAAGCTTATAGTGATATTAGTAAATTTGTTGAAGATATATCAAAAATGTATTAGATTGTTATTTAATATTTTTCATACTTAGCCGTACAACCTGTATTGCTCTTGCTAAATTCTCTCAACTTAGTATAATGAAATTAACATATAAATAGAGAGGTTAAACGTTGATATAACAGTCTTTTTTGACATCGCTGTTGCAACTAACGCTGGCCAAATCAAAACTGGTTCTCTATCACGTACTGACCGTATCGCAAAATACAACCAATTATTACGTATCGAAGACCAATTAGGTGAAGTAGCTGTTTACAAAGGTTTACAAGCTTTCTACAACTTAAAAAATAAATAATTTTTCAAGTGAATAGAACAAAAGAGTACTGCTGAAAAGTGGTGCTCTTTTTTGTTGCCTAAAATTGGTGCTTTGCTGTGAACGATGATATACAACAAGAAATGAATGGAGTCATCGTAGCATGGAATATTGCTTATCTTTACAATTCTTTGCTACAATAGAATAACAGAAGTAAGCGGTATTGATGAAGTTGAAATAAGAAATGGATTATCAAGGTATTTTATTTAAGAAGTCAGTAAAAAGAGGACGTATGATGGAAAATATATTTAGTGAAGATTAAACGACATGAGAGTGAAGAGCCAAAAATTTACGAACCATAGAAAATACTTTACTTACAAAGAAATGGCTCGTGATGTTGGCCGTTTAAAACTTTTTCAAAATTCGTATGCTATTGCAAATTTGCTAAATGCTCATTAAGTGTTCTTAATATAGGAGAGTGATTTTGATGTGTACAAGTTTCACTTTGCAAACCAATCAATTGAATAATTTTCTAGCTAGAACGATGGATTTCTCATTTCAATTAAACGGCAAACCAATTGTGATTCCAAGAGGCTTTCGCTGGCAGTCACAATTAGGGTTTAATGCAGTTACACGCTTTGGTTTTATCAGTACTGGTAGAGATGGAACTGAATACGTGTTAGCTGATGGCATGAACGAAAAGGGGGTAGCGATGGCAGAACTGTATTTCTCGAATGAAGCGAGATATAGTGAAACGCCTGAGATTGGTAAAATTAATTTAGCGCCGCATGAATTTATTCTGTGGGTGCTAGGAAATATAGCTAGTATTGACGAATTAAAAAGTAATATTGCAACCATTAATTTAGTTCATGCAGAGATTTCGTTATTAGGCGCTGTTGCTCCATTGCATTATATTGTTACAGATAAAACAGGTACCTGCGTGGTTATCGAGACGAATAGAGGAATGATTGAAATCAAAGAAAATCCTTTAGGCGTACTTACAAACAGTCCGGAATTGGAATGGCATTTGAAAAATTTAAGTAATTATTTATCATTAACACCTAACAATTTTCCATCAAAATATTTCTTGAATTACAAAGTAAGCCCCAATGGATTAGGTTCTGGTACATCTGCTTTACCAGGAGGACTTTCCTCACCCGAACGATTCGTACGAGCAGTATACACGAAAGAATTTATAGATAAAGGAACGACTTCAAAAGAAACGTTAAATGCAATTTTTCATCTATTAAATAATTTTACAATTCCTAAAGGGCTTATGTTAGAAGCTAATGGTGAATCGGAATACACGCAATATCGAGTTGTTTTTAATCTGAGTGAATTGGAATATTATTTTAGCCCCTACGAAACACAAGAAATTTTTTCTATAAACTTAAATGAGGTATTATTAAACTTAGAAGAGCCAAGAGTATTTGAAACAGAGCTATCTTTTAAAGTGACGAAATTATAAGGAGGTAGAATAATGAAACAGAGAAAAAAATTTTGGTGGCTTATGGCTATCATTATAGTCGGTATTTGTGGTGGCACAGTGGTAAATTTGGAAGAGAATAATCAACAAAAAAAATGACGAGGCTACTATTGGCTTCGTCATTTTTTTATCATAACTCTTTTGATAAATTGTAATCGGTAATGTGATACCCAACTTTTTGATAAACATGTAACGCGCGTTGGTTATAACCAAATACATGTAAAGAAAGTTTTTGGGCACCTAATTTTTGCGCATATTCTTCAAGAATTGTCATTACAGACGTTCCATAGCCTTGATTTTGATAACCTTCAAAGATATGAATATCATAGATAAAAGCCGTTTGCTCCAATGAATTGAAGAACATCCAGGTATGACCAATCAATTTCTCTTTTAAACAAATAGAATATAAGTAATGATTGGGTGTATCTATTCCTTTAGGTAACAATTGATTATAGGACTGAATAGCTAACTCATGCGCATTATTTTCTTGCCAAGTGCCACTCTTAACTTTATCAGCTGCATAATCTATTACAGCTACTTCTAAGTATTGTTGAAATGCTTCCGTTGTCATTGCCATTAATGTTAACATAGAGATACCTCACTTTAGAGTTTATTATACACGTTTTACAACTAAGTCACTCATAAGAAGGATGAAAAAGATGGCACAAAATATTTTCGATCAAATTGCTAAAAAATATGATTCACCTAAACAACAAGCCTTAGCGAAAGTGATTCGTCAAGAAATTGAAAAAGAATGGGGCAATCAATCCGATAAACGGGTCCTTGATTTTGGCTGTGGAACAGGTTTGATTAGTCTACCTTTTGCTGGAAAAGTAAAACAGTTATTTTTAGTAGATGTATCAAGTGAAATGACCAAAATTACGCAAGAAAAAATTACACAACAAGGGTTACTAAATACAACCGTGTTGACGGCAGATTTTTTACAAGATTTACCTACGTTCAAAGTGGATACCATTCTAGTCTCTTTAGTACTTTTGCATATTCCGCAAACAGCAGAGATTTTGCAACGCCTAGCAGATATGCTGACAGAAAGTGGTCAATTAATTATTGTTGATTTTGATAAAAATCCGCTTGTTTATCATGAACGGGTGCATAATGGTTTTGAACAAACGATGCTGCAACAGATGCTGTCAAAAAACTTTTCTAAAGTTCATAGTAGAACTTTTTATGAAGGAGATCATTTATTTATGAATCAAGCAGCAACGATGTTTATTTTACATGCAGAAAAGAACGAAATGCTAAAACCACTTCCACTAGTCAATTGACAAAATTTATGATAAAGTATATGAGACGATATTTAGGGTAGGAGGTTCCCATTGTGTATAGTTTTATTTTAGGAGTAGTTGTTGTACTCTCATTCATTTTAATTATTGCAATCATGATGCAGCCAAGCAAACAAAATAGTGCGGCAAGTGCATTTACTGGTGGCGCGGATCAACTTTTTGGTAAACAAAAAGCACGCGGTTTTGAAGCCGTGATGCAACGAGCAACGGCTGTTTTAGGTGCTTTATGGATGATACTATTATTTGTATTAGTTTTACTATCTTCAACAAGATAAACAAAAAAGAGTTTGGGACGGATGACATCTCAAACTCTTTTTTTACTTTTACTATGTTAAAATGAGAGGCAGAGAGGTGTTGTTAAATGAAAATGAGTTTACCGAAAGAATTATTTGCGGAACATGGAAAAAGGGCGGTGTTATTACTGCACGCATATTCAGGAAGCCCAAATGACGTGCGCATGCTTTGCAGATCTTTAGAAAATGCAAATTATACGGTGTATTCGCCTATGTTTGCGGGACACGGTACTTTAAATCCAAAAGATATATTAAAAGAAGAAGTCACTACGTGGTTTGAAAACACAAAAACTGCGATTCAATTTTTAAAGGACAAAGGCTATCAAGAAATTGCTGTTTTAGGCTTATCGATGGGCGGCATTATGGCGATGGGCGCTTTAACTGCGGGAGAGGAAGTCATAGTTGGGGGTGGTGTTTTTTGTTCGCCCATTTTTAAAGCAGAAAATCACGTGCCAGAGAATTTTGTCCGCTATGCAGAAAAAGTCTTAAGTTACTCTGAATTTACGTCTGAGGAACAACAAGCTATGTTGCCTGAAATTGCTAAAGCTGCCGATAAGCAATTGCTAGCGATTGAATCCTTTGCACAAACAGTTAATCAAAAATTAACCAATATTCATGTCCCAATCTTTTTAGCCCAAGCAGGTAAAGATCGGATGATTGATCCATTGACGGTCTTTGATACAGCTAAAGGTTTAGCCCATACCAAAGTGACATTGCAATGGTACCCTGAGAGTGGACATGTCGTCACTGTAGATAAAGAAAGAAAAGAATTTGAAAAAGACGTATTAGCTTTTATTGAAAGCTTGTCTTGGAATGAGGAATAAATAAATGAAAGAAACCATAAAAACAAAAGTCTTACTCTTTATGGAACAAAGTCGCAAAAAAAGTTTTTCCATGGAAGAGCTAGCTGAAAATCTTGAATTACAAAAAAGTGAAGATTTTAAAGCACTAGTACAAACCATTGCGACAATGGAAAGAGAGAAATTAATTGTTTTCAATAAAAAAGGGAAGATTAAGCTTCCCCAACAACAAATCGTCGTTGAAGGAACTTTTCGTGCCAACAGCCGTGGCTTTGGTTTTGTAACGATTGATCCTGAAGAGGAAGATATTTTTATCCCGAAAGAAGCCACGGGTTATGCTATGGATGGAGATATTGTTGCGATTGATATTGTTAAACCAGCTGATCCATTCAGTGATCGTGGAGCAGAAGGGAAAGTCGTAGAAGTTCGTCAACGTCAAGCGACGCAAATAGTTGGCGAATTTACTGCCTTCCCAGAAGAAGAGGTCGCAGAAACAGATTTATATGGCGTAGTCAAACCAAAAGATAAAAAATTAGAAGAATTAAATGTCTACGTTGCCGCAGAAGGTGTTCGTCCCGTGGATGGCAGTATTGTGGTGGTAGAAATTACTCATTATCCAGAAAAAGGCTATGCAACGAGTTTAGAAGGTATGGTAAAACAAGTTGTAGGACACAAAAATGATCCAGGTATGGATATTTTGTCCATCGTAATTGCCAACGGAATTCCAACAAAATTTCCTGATGAAGTATTGGCAGAAGCAGATGCTGTGCCAGATTCAATTAATCCTAGTGATTTCCCAGAGCGTCGTGATTTACGTGACCAAATGATTGTGACGATTGATGGGGAAGATGCAAAAGATTTAGATGATGCGGTTACTGTTCGTAAATTAGCAAATGGTAATTATTTTTTAGGCGTGCATATTGCAGATGTTTCCTATTATGTGACTACAGATAGTCAATTAGATAAAGAAGCCTTTGAACGAGGAACAAGCGTGTATTTAACGGACCGAGTCATTCCAATGTTACCACAACGTTTGTCAAATGGTATTTGTTCATTGAATCCAAAAGTCCCTCGTTTGGCAATGAGCTGTGAAATGGAAATCACTCAGCAAGGTGAAATTGTTACCCATGAGATTTTTCAAAGTGTTATCCAAACAACAGAACGAATGACTTACACAGCAGTTAATCAAATTTTAGAAGAGCAAAGTCCAGAAGTGATGGAACGTTATCAAGAACTAGTCCCAATGTTTCAAGAAATGGGCGAGTTACATCATATTTTAGAAGCGATGCGTATCCGTCGTGGGGCCGTATCTTTTGAAGACAATGAGGCAAAAGTATTGGTTGATAGTGACGGTCATCCACTAGATATTATTTTACGTAAACGAGGGATTGGCGAGCGATTAATCGAGTCCTTTATGTTGGCAGCTAATGAAACAATTGCTAGACACTTTAATGACCGACAATTACCGTTTATTTATCGAATTCATGAAGATCCCAAAGAAGAAAAGCTACGCCGTTTCTTTGATTTTGCTTCAGCCTTAGGAATTGTTGTAAAACAAACGAAAGGTTCAATTACACCGAAAGATTTACAACAGATTGTTGAGGATACAGCGGAACGACCAGAAGCGATGGTTATTAATACGATGTTGTTACGTAGTATGCAACAAGCGAAATATTCTGAGAATAATTATGGTCACTATGGGTTAGCTGCTGAGGATTATACGCATTTTACTTCCCCAATTCGTCGTTATCCTGACTTAATTGTTCATCGCTTGATTCGTGCGTATGCTCAAGATGTTTCTGAAGAAACACAAGCAATTTGGGCAGAAAAATTACCAGATATAGCTGTTCACAGTTCACAAATGGAACGACGAGCTGTTGATGCAGAACGAGAAGTAGATGCGTTGAAAAAAGCCGAATTTATGGCAGACCATCTTGATGAAGAATTTGATGGGATTATCAGTTCTGTAGTCAAATTTGGGATTTTTGTTGAATTGCCAAACACTATTGAAGGGTTGATTCATATCAATGCGTTAAAACAAGATTATTTCCATTATCTAGAATCCCATTTAGCATTAGTTGGTGAACGGACAGGAATGACGTTTAAAATTGGACAAAAAGTTCGTATCCGTGTAGTCAAAGCTGATCCTGAAACCAGAGAAATTGATTTTGAGCTAGTTGAAGCAGAAGAAACAGAAAGCTTACAAAGAGAACAAAATCGTCATCAACGTCGTCGTAAACCAAAAGAAAATGCTGAGATGAATACTAATAGTAAAAATAAAAAAGAACGTAACCAAAAGAAACCCCAAGGACCAAAAGGGAAACCGAAAAAAGGGAAAAAAGCGCCATTTTATAAAGGCGTGGCCAAAAAGAAAGGAAAATAACTGGAAGTAAATGGAGGGAAGACAATGCCAAAAGGTGAAGGACAACTAATTGCACAAAATAGAAAAGCAAGGCATGATTATACGATTGTTGATACGATGGAGGCTGGAATTGTTTTACAAGGGACAGAGATTAAATCTATCCGTAACAGCCGTATCAATTTAAAAGATGGCTTTGTGCGAATTCGTAACGGAGAAGCTTTTCTTTATAATGTGCATATTAGTCCGTATGAGCAAGGAAATATTTTTAATCATGACCCTTTGCGTACGCGTAAATTGTTATTGCATAAAAAACAAATTACTAAATTAGTCGGTGAAACGAAAAATACAGGAATGACGATTGTTCCATTAAAAGTATACATTAAAGATGGTTATGCAAAGGTTCTAATTGGCTTAGCCAAAGGGAAGAAAGATTACGATAAACGGGAAACTTTGAAACGTAAAGATCAAGAACGACAGTTGCAACGAGTAATCAAAAACTTCTAACATTTCTTGTCGTTTTAGTAGAAATTTGATTTCTATTGCACAAGAAATATGATACTATTTACTCAAACGAAAGTGAAAGCGTTAAGGGTTTTAATGGTAAGTTGGTATATCATTACTAAATTTATAACAACGCGGATTTTCTATTCGTTTTTCAAATAAGGCATTTTGTCTAGTTTTTGCTGAAAATGCTTTGAAATTTTTCTTCTACGGTGGTATGATACCGATTGTTAAGTAAACTATGAACAAAAATGCACAAGCGTTTATGTCATAGCGTAGAAGACTATAGGAAGAGAGGTGAGAATATTGGAAGAACGTTCACTACTGTTTCAGATAGGGCCGGTATGGTTTGATGGGACAGTTATTTTGATGACACTGCTTACGTGCATCATTGTCTTTTCAATTGTCTTTGTTTGTACCCGTAATTTACAAATGAAGCCAAAAGGAAAACAAAACTTTATTGAATACGTCATTGACTTTGTGAGAGGAATTGCTTCTGATCAATTACCTAAAAAAGAAGTCAACAATTATCATTTATTGGCCTTTACCTTGTTTTTCTTTATTTTGATTGCTAATGAAATTGGTCTAGTTACTAAAATTGTGACCAACCATGAAGTCAGTCTATGGAAAAGCCCCACAGCTGATCCAATCGTGACGTTAAGTTTAGCTTTTATGGTCATCTTATTGACTCATTTCTTAGGAGCTAAAAAATTAGGATTAAAAGGGTATATTAAGAATTCATTTTTAACGCCAGTAAGCATTATTTTACCAATTAAACTATTGGAAGAATTCACGAATGTAATTAGTTTAGGTTTACGTTTGTATGGAAATATTTTTGCAGGTGAAGTTCTTTTAAGTTTAATCGTTTCTATGGTAAATAATCTAGGTTGGATTGCATTACCATTAGCTATCCCATTAGAGATGATTTGGATTGGTTTCTCCTTATTTATCGGAGGAATTCAAGCTTATGTATTTGTTACATTAACGATGGTATTTTTAAGTCACAAAATTGAAGTAGAACACTAACATATCGTTTATTTTAGGAGGAAGAAATATTATGGAATTTATCGCAGCAGGAATGGCAATTATCGGATCAGCTTTAGGTGCAGCTTATGGTAACTCACAAGTTGTTAAACAAGCATTGGAATCAATGGCTCGCCAACCAGAAATGGCAAAAGATTTACGCTCAACAATGATTTTAGGTATGGCGTTTATCGAAGCTGTGCCAATCTTGGGTATCGTTGTTGCTTTACTTCTTGTTTTATAAGAACCACAAAATAAAGCAGAAGTTATAAATCTTCTGCTTTTTTTGTGACACGTGAAGCTTACTCATAGAAAACGAAATTTCAAGTAAAGGAGTTACAGCGTATGCTAAATCACTTGGTTCTGTCAATGGCAGAAGTGCATAATACAATGATCAGTAATTTTGTTGTTGTTACAGGCTCATTTGTTCTCTTACTTGTGCTTTTAAAGATTTTTGCATGGGACTCCATCTCAGCAATTATGAAAAAGCGTGAAGATAAGATTGCCAATGATTTAGATTCAGCAGAAAAATCTCGGATTGAAGCAGCTAAATTAGAAGAAGAACGTCAACTACAATTAGTAAGTTCTCAAACTGAAGCTGCTGAGATTATTAAAAATGCACGAGATAGTGGAGAATCAAGCCGCCAAGCAATTCTGAAAGATGCCGAAGAAACAGTCACTCAAATGAGAGACAAAGCGCATAATGATATCGCAAACGAACGTCAAGCTGCGTTATCGACTGTGAAAGATGAAGTAGCTGATCTTTCTCTTCAAATTGCAGAAAAAATCTTAAATCAAGAACTATCTCTAGAATCGC includes:
- a CDS encoding choloylglycine hydrolase family protein, which produces MCTSFTLQTNQLNNFLARTMDFSFQLNGKPIVIPRGFRWQSQLGFNAVTRFGFISTGRDGTEYVLADGMNEKGVAMAELYFSNEARYSETPEIGKINLAPHEFILWVLGNIASIDELKSNIATINLVHAEISLLGAVAPLHYIVTDKTGTCVVIETNRGMIEIKENPLGVLTNSPELEWHLKNLSNYLSLTPNNFPSKYFLNYKVSPNGLGSGTSALPGGLSSPERFVRAVYTKEFIDKGTTSKETLNAIFHLLNNFTIPKGLMLEANGESEYTQYRVVFNLSELEYYFSPYETQEIFSINLNEVLLNLEEPRVFETELSFKVTKL
- the atpF gene encoding F0F1 ATP synthase subunit B; this encodes MLNHLVLSMAEVHNTMISNFVVVTGSFVLLLVLLKIFAWDSISAIMKKREDKIANDLDSAEKSRIEAAKLEEERQLQLVSSQTEAAEIIKNARDSGESSRQAILKDAEETVTQMRDKAHNDIANERQAALSTVKDEVADLSLQIAEKILNQELSLESHKALIDQCIDGLGTTDEAR
- the secG gene encoding preprotein translocase subunit SecG, which translates into the protein MYSFILGVVVVLSFILIIAIMMQPSKQNSAASAFTGGADQLFGKQKARGFEAVMQRATAVLGALWMILLFVLVLLSSTR
- a CDS encoding PD-(D/E)XK nuclease family protein, whose translation is MENHNDMKIKLQSLVGDLDLIEDELSKWINPTNIFSILKLSRNEIRHSNFLSYLFDPKESHSYDDNFLKDFLKLCVTNETEEQSTISYFDVALSDYSDMFIYREKANIDLLLVSEKNKLVVCIENKIDASESAHQLKKYQDYVEMTYKGYDYLFVFLTPNGLEPSKDEWKIVSYSDVLRILERRQTLKRIETKVDILINDYIDMLRRDILMDEELQKICQRIYAEHKDALDLIFENRPDNLSIMSELYFEALTELAKEDKVIFDPSFSGKSLVRFESKELSKVFPKLPENISGGWNNHKPYAFEINNKSEQSSGRIKLAFTGDVDSERREELEEFFRKQGSKNLKTNWRWKSIGNWKIKLVSSKFIQDLTLEEESRENLVKKLKESIEKTLKQIDTNVLEYIDLKDK
- the rnr gene encoding ribonuclease R, whose product is MKETIKTKVLLFMEQSRKKSFSMEELAENLELQKSEDFKALVQTIATMEREKLIVFNKKGKIKLPQQQIVVEGTFRANSRGFGFVTIDPEEEDIFIPKEATGYAMDGDIVAIDIVKPADPFSDRGAEGKVVEVRQRQATQIVGEFTAFPEEEVAETDLYGVVKPKDKKLEELNVYVAAEGVRPVDGSIVVVEITHYPEKGYATSLEGMVKQVVGHKNDPGMDILSIVIANGIPTKFPDEVLAEADAVPDSINPSDFPERRDLRDQMIVTIDGEDAKDLDDAVTVRKLANGNYFLGVHIADVSYYVTTDSQLDKEAFERGTSVYLTDRVIPMLPQRLSNGICSLNPKVPRLAMSCEMEITQQGEIVTHEIFQSVIQTTERMTYTAVNQILEEQSPEVMERYQELVPMFQEMGELHHILEAMRIRRGAVSFEDNEAKVLVDSDGHPLDIILRKRGIGERLIESFMLAANETIARHFNDRQLPFIYRIHEDPKEEKLRRFFDFASALGIVVKQTKGSITPKDLQQIVEDTAERPEAMVINTMLLRSMQQAKYSENNYGHYGLAAEDYTHFTSPIRRYPDLIVHRLIRAYAQDVSEETQAIWAEKLPDIAVHSSQMERRAVDAEREVDALKKAEFMADHLDEEFDGIISSVVKFGIFVELPNTIEGLIHINALKQDYFHYLESHLALVGERTGMTFKIGQKVRIRVVKADPETREIDFELVEAEETESLQREQNRHQRRRKPKENAEMNTNSKNKKERNQKKPQGPKGKPKKGKKAPFYKGVAKKKGK
- a CDS encoding class I SAM-dependent methyltransferase produces the protein MAQNIFDQIAKKYDSPKQQALAKVIRQEIEKEWGNQSDKRVLDFGCGTGLISLPFAGKVKQLFLVDVSSEMTKITQEKITQQGLLNTTVLTADFLQDLPTFKVDTILVSLVLLHIPQTAEILQRLADMLTESGQLIIVDFDKNPLVYHERVHNGFEQTMLQQMLSKNFSKVHSRTFYEGDHLFMNQAATMFILHAEKNEMLKPLPLVN
- the smpB gene encoding SsrA-binding protein SmpB; amino-acid sequence: MPKGEGQLIAQNRKARHDYTIVDTMEAGIVLQGTEIKSIRNSRINLKDGFVRIRNGEAFLYNVHISPYEQGNIFNHDPLRTRKLLLHKKQITKLVGETKNTGMTIVPLKVYIKDGYAKVLIGLAKGKKDYDKRETLKRKDQERQLQRVIKNF
- a CDS encoding GNAT family N-acetyltransferase, which gives rise to MLTLMAMTTEAFQQYLEVAVIDYAADKVKSGTWQENNAHELAIQSYNQLLPKGIDTPNHYLYSICLKEKLIGHTWMFFNSLEQTAFIYDIHIFEGYQNQGYGTSVMTILEEYAQKLGAQKLSLHVFGYNQRALHVYQKVGYHITDYNLSKEL
- the atpB gene encoding F0F1 ATP synthase subunit A, with protein sequence MEERSLLFQIGPVWFDGTVILMTLLTCIIVFSIVFVCTRNLQMKPKGKQNFIEYVIDFVRGIASDQLPKKEVNNYHLLAFTLFFFILIANEIGLVTKIVTNHEVSLWKSPTADPIVTLSLAFMVILLTHFLGAKKLGLKGYIKNSFLTPVSIILPIKLLEEFTNVISLGLRLYGNIFAGEVLLSLIVSMVNNLGWIALPLAIPLEMIWIGFSLFIGGIQAYVFVTLTMVFLSHKIEVEH
- the atpE gene encoding ATP synthase F0 subunit C, with translation MEFIAAGMAIIGSALGAAYGNSQVVKQALESMARQPEMAKDLRSTMILGMAFIEAVPILGIVVALLLVL
- a CDS encoding alpha/beta hydrolase, coding for MKMSLPKELFAEHGKRAVLLLHAYSGSPNDVRMLCRSLENANYTVYSPMFAGHGTLNPKDILKEEVTTWFENTKTAIQFLKDKGYQEIAVLGLSMGGIMAMGALTAGEEVIVGGGVFCSPIFKAENHVPENFVRYAEKVLSYSEFTSEEQQAMLPEIAKAADKQLLAIESFAQTVNQKLTNIHVPIFLAQAGKDRMIDPLTVFDTAKGLAHTKVTLQWYPESGHVVTVDKERKEFEKDVLAFIESLSWNEE